A window of the Anaerobranca californiensis DSM 14826 genome harbors these coding sequences:
- a CDS encoding type III pantothenate kinase produces the protein MLLALDVGNTNIVIGLFQGEKLVHNWRISTTRSRTEDEYGIILKNLFIHNGLEDIVIDGIIISSVVPPVMPALQKMAKKYFNIEPIIVGPGIKTSMPIKTENPREVGADRIVNAVATIHKYGTPAIVVDYGTATTFCVINRKGEYLGGCIAPGIGISTEALFERAAKLPRIELTKPESIIGKNTITSMQSGIIYGYMGQLEGLIRRISQETNEKYIVVVTGGLGKLVADQSPLVDYIDPYLTLEGLRILYEKNKK, from the coding sequence ATGTTACTAGCCTTAGATGTAGGGAACACCAATATTGTCATAGGTTTATTTCAAGGGGAAAAGCTAGTCCATAATTGGCGGATATCTACTACTAGAAGTAGAACAGAAGATGAATACGGTATTATTTTAAAAAATTTATTTATCCATAATGGTTTAGAGGATATCGTTATAGATGGTATTATTATTTCTTCTGTTGTTCCCCCAGTGATGCCTGCTTTACAGAAAATGGCTAAAAAATATTTTAATATCGAACCTATAATAGTAGGTCCAGGAATAAAAACATCTATGCCAATAAAAACAGAAAATCCAAGGGAGGTTGGAGCAGATCGCATAGTTAATGCTGTGGCAACTATCCATAAATATGGAACACCTGCAATAGTAGTTGATTATGGAACTGCTACCACCTTTTGTGTAATTAACAGAAAAGGGGAGTATCTAGGAGGATGTATTGCCCCGGGAATAGGTATATCAACGGAAGCCTTATTTGAAAGGGCAGCTAAACTTCCTAGGATAGAATTAACAAAACCAGAAAGTATTATCGGCAAGAATACTATCACTAGTATGCAAAGTGGAATAATTTATGGATATATGGGTCAACTAGAAGGGTTAATTCGAAGGATTTCTCAAGAAACTAATGAAAAATATATTGTAGTGGTTACAGGGGGATTAGGGAAACTTGTGGCAGATCAAAGTCCTTTAGTGGATTATATAGATCCTTATTTAACCCTTGAAGGATTGAGGATACTATATGAGAAAAATAAAAAATAA
- the nadC gene encoding carboxylating nicotinate-nucleotide diphosphorylase, which translates to MNNILLKKQIEEFLIEDLGHGDLSTEFICDQNQSAEAIIHSKERGIICGLEVAETVFKLIDGEINFYKMVSEGQLVEKGQVIAKVVGKASTILKGERLALNLLQRLSGIATMTNRYQEKIKKYNTFVTDTRKTTPGLRLLEKYAVTVGGGRNHRFGLYDAVMLKDNHIKIAGSISKAVQKVREKIPHTMKIEVEVETLEGVKEALEAKADIIMLDNMTVENLKKAVEIIGDKAITEASGGITLETIEEVAKTGVQYISVGALTHSYKALDISLDMFDKKS; encoded by the coding sequence ATGAATAATATTTTATTAAAAAAACAGATAGAAGAATTTTTGATAGAAGATTTAGGTCATGGTGATCTAAGTACAGAATTTATTTGTGATCAAAATCAGTCTGCTGAAGCTATTATTCATTCCAAAGAAAGGGGAATAATTTGCGGCTTAGAGGTTGCTGAGACTGTCTTTAAGTTAATAGACGGTGAAATAAACTTTTATAAAATGGTTAGTGAAGGGCAATTGGTGGAAAAAGGTCAAGTCATAGCAAAGGTAGTAGGAAAAGCTAGTACTATTTTAAAAGGCGAAAGATTAGCATTAAATTTACTGCAAAGATTATCGGGAATTGCTACAATGACTAATAGATACCAAGAGAAAATTAAAAAATACAATACCTTTGTTACAGATACAAGGAAAACTACCCCGGGCTTGAGACTATTAGAAAAATATGCCGTTACTGTAGGTGGAGGAAGGAACCATAGATTTGGTTTATATGATGCAGTAATGTTAAAGGATAATCACATAAAAATCGCCGGCTCCATATCTAAAGCAGTTCAGAAAGTAAGGGAAAAAATACCCCACACTATGAAAATTGAAGTAGAAGTAGAAACTTTAGAAGGAGTAAAGGAAGCACTAGAGGCCAAAGCGGATATTATCATGCTAGATAATATGACTGTTGAAAACTTAAAAAAAGCAGTAGAAATCATAGGTGATAAAGCAATTACCGAAGCATCTGGAGGTATAACTTTAGAGACAATAGAAGAAGTGGCAAAAACAGGTGTTCAATATATTTCCGTTGGAGCCTTAACCCATTCATATAAAGCATTGGATATTAGTTTAGATATGTTTGATAAAAAGTCATAG
- a CDS encoding CoA-binding protein, translated as MADKKQVIKAKVWAVLGASNDPEKYGYKITQALKEKGKTVYPLNPKEGEILGLKVYKDLGQLPEIPDVIDFVVPKTIGFEVIDSGIIPKNTILWFQPGSFDQKLVEYAKSKGYDVVADGCVLVELRNI; from the coding sequence ATGGCAGATAAAAAACAGGTAATAAAAGCTAAAGTTTGGGCAGTGTTAGGGGCAAGTAATGATCCAGAAAAATACGGTTATAAGATAACTCAAGCTTTAAAGGAGAAAGGAAAAACCGTTTACCCGTTAAATCCTAAAGAAGGTGAAATTCTAGGATTAAAGGTATATAAAGATTTAGGCCAGTTGCCGGAAATACCAGATGTTATTGACTTTGTCGTACCTAAAACTATTGGTTTTGAAGTGATTGATAGTGGTATTATCCCTAAAAATACTATACTTTGGTTTCAACCTGGAAGTTTTGACCAAAAGCTAGTAGAATATGCCAAGTCAAAAGGTTACGATGTAGTAGCAGATGGATGTGTTTTGGTGGAATTAAGAAACATCTAG
- a CDS encoding helix-turn-helix domain-containing protein: MLKAYKYRIYPTKEQEEYFAKVFGCVRFIYNKMLHDKIEYYKQTGEMLNNTPAQYKKEYSFLKEVDSLALSNAQLNLEKAYKNFFRDKKIGFPKFKKK; the protein is encoded by the coding sequence TTGCTAAAGGCTTATAAATACAGGATATATCCAACAAAAGAACAAGAAGAATATTTTGCTAAAGTGTTTGGTTGTGTAAGATTTATATATAACAAAATGCTACATGACAAAATAGAATATTATAAACAAACAGGAGAAATGCTAAACAATACACCTGCACAATATAAAAAAGAATATTCTTTTCTAAAAGAAGTAGATAGTCTTGCACTTTCCAACGCACAACTTAATTTAGAAAAAGCATATAAAAATTTCTTTAGAGATAAAAAAATAGGATTTCCAAAGTTCAAGAAAAAG
- the nadB gene encoding L-aspartate oxidase: MIGRYLADFKKENLKIEKTDIVIIGAGLAGLFVALQLKPSFNVTIITKRKLTDSNTEQAQGGIAAAICEKDSPQLHFKDTINAGHGLCNIDVVNEVVNKGPKAIQALLYYGVPFDRQQGQLALTREGAHSRRRVLHASGDGTGRVIRETLTERIKERNNISILEDTFIIDIYTEEGEAKGVFIKGDHGIILLLAKYVVLASGGAGQLFKYTTNPEVATADGIAMAYRAKADVRDMEFVQFHPTALVLPKAPRFLISEAVRGEGAILVNHNGEAFMAKYHESKDLAPRDIVSRAMLEEMEKSNSDYLFLDVSHMTEEKMEGRFPTIYKTCREFGINVPKEPIPVAPAAHYFMGGVVVDKEGKTNIKGLLACGEVTSTGLHGANRLASNSLLEALVFGQNIADYINDNLKGLDNDIKIILPEYKYIFTGPVKPKTIKEEIQELMWKYAGLKRNQRGLITLINRLEQLTKELSVPQDVEDFETINMLQVSLLLAQGALLRTESRGGHFREDYPKADKGWKKHINFNIDKNIFYSEI; the protein is encoded by the coding sequence GTGATAGGGAGATATTTGGCTGATTTTAAAAAAGAAAATTTAAAAATTGAAAAGACCGATATAGTAATTATAGGTGCTGGTCTTGCAGGTTTATTTGTGGCCTTACAATTAAAACCTAGTTTTAATGTTACGATAATTACTAAAAGGAAATTAACAGATAGCAATACTGAACAAGCTCAAGGGGGTATTGCAGCAGCTATCTGTGAAAAAGATTCCCCACAATTACATTTTAAAGACACGATAAACGCAGGACATGGATTATGTAATATTGATGTGGTTAATGAAGTAGTTAACAAAGGGCCTAAAGCAATACAGGCCCTACTCTACTATGGTGTTCCCTTTGACCGCCAGCAAGGTCAACTAGCCCTAACTAGAGAAGGAGCCCATAGTAGAAGGCGGGTTCTTCATGCCAGCGGCGATGGGACAGGCAGAGTTATAAGGGAAACCCTTACGGAAAGGATAAAAGAGAGAAACAACATTTCTATATTAGAAGATACATTTATAATTGATATATATACAGAAGAAGGAGAAGCAAAAGGAGTATTCATCAAAGGAGATCATGGGATAATATTACTCCTGGCAAAATATGTAGTGTTAGCTTCAGGGGGAGCTGGGCAATTATTTAAGTACACCACTAATCCAGAAGTAGCCACTGCCGATGGAATTGCCATGGCTTATAGGGCAAAAGCTGATGTCAGGGATATGGAGTTTGTTCAATTTCATCCAACTGCTTTAGTATTACCTAAAGCCCCTAGATTTTTAATATCTGAGGCCGTCAGGGGAGAAGGGGCTATTTTAGTTAATCATAATGGAGAAGCTTTTATGGCTAAATACCATGAAAGTAAGGATTTGGCACCTAGAGATATTGTATCGAGGGCGATGTTGGAGGAAATGGAAAAAAGTAATTCTGATTATTTATTTTTAGATGTTTCCCATATGACTGAAGAAAAAATGGAGGGAAGGTTCCCTACTATTTATAAAACCTGTCGTGAATTTGGAATTAATGTCCCTAAAGAACCAATCCCCGTTGCTCCTGCAGCCCATTATTTTATGGGAGGAGTAGTAGTTGATAAAGAAGGCAAAACTAATATTAAAGGATTGTTAGCTTGTGGTGAAGTAACTAGTACAGGCCTACACGGAGCCAATAGGTTAGCTAGCAACTCTTTGCTGGAAGCTTTAGTATTTGGTCAAAACATTGCAGATTATATAAATGATAATCTAAAGGGGTTAGATAATGATATTAAAATAATTTTACCAGAATATAAATATATATTTACTGGCCCTGTTAAACCTAAAACTATAAAGGAAGAAATTCAAGAATTGATGTGGAAATATGCAGGATTAAAAAGGAACCAGAGGGGATTAATAACACTCATCAATAGGTTAGAACAATTAACTAAAGAATTATCTGTACCCCAAGATGTAGAGGATTTTGAAACAATCAATATGTTACAAGTCAGTCTGCTATTAGCCCAAGGTGCTCTACTGAGAACAGAAAGTAGAGGAGGGCATTTCCGTGAAGATTATCCGAAGGCAGATAAAGGATGGAAAAAACATATTAACTTCAATATAGATAAAAATATATTCTACTCTGAAATATAG